In Phreatobacter aquaticus, a single genomic region encodes these proteins:
- a CDS encoding cupin domain-containing protein: MTTLEKGITAGGSGYAGKTWNILGQVYFPKAVCEATFAFETNSEPGQFVPVHIHPTQDEFILVQEGVLDLKLDGQWVKAKAGDLVRLPRGIPHGYFNKSDKPARALFWVSPARMLEELFNNLHNVADPAEVVAISARHEVNFLPPEANA; the protein is encoded by the coding sequence ATGACGACACTGGAAAAGGGTATCACTGCTGGCGGCAGCGGCTATGCCGGGAAGACGTGGAACATCCTCGGCCAGGTCTATTTCCCGAAGGCGGTCTGCGAGGCGACCTTCGCCTTCGAGACCAACAGCGAGCCGGGCCAGTTCGTGCCCGTCCACATCCATCCGACGCAGGACGAGTTCATCCTGGTCCAGGAGGGAGTGCTCGACCTGAAACTCGACGGCCAGTGGGTCAAGGCGAAGGCGGGCGATCTCGTTCGACTGCCCCGTGGCATTCCGCACGGCTATTTCAACAAGTCCGACAAGCCGGCCCGCGCACTGTTCTGGGTGTCGCCCGCCCGGATGCTCGAGGAATTGTTCAACAACCTGCACAATGTCGCCGATCCGGCGGAGGTGGTGGCCATTTCCGCCCGGCATGAGGTGAATTTCCTGCCTCCTGAAGCCAATGCCTGA
- a CDS encoding autotransporter assembly complex protein TamA has translation MAGTAPEALAQNFFGLFGSDKPSVSAQTVAYQLDITGLGGDDQALGAIRDVSTLYRLRLEPPQSGDELVRRAEADLPRIVDALWGSGYYAARASITIGGQSVMLERTLSASARAALDQLRGRALVPVAIVVEPGPLYRFGSVQVLEEHGQAPFSGDILPQRVVPVKAGEPARTSSVLNAAAELSDHFRDRGHPFVKVSRRVPIIDHRTQTVDLVLLVDPRARAGLGRTAVKGAQTVDPAVVRSFIYAQPGDPYSRRAVNDIRKSILRIEAIGGVRVREATALDAEGNLPLDVEITERLPRVVGGSVRYSTVDGPALKAYWAHRNLFGGAERLRFDADLFYFTGNQNWPGGSSRRGLNVDDIGGRLSMSFLKPALWGTRNDFLFDAYIQRELTNFYTSQLINVTTAIRHRFTDAFSMQIGLEGEIGRSVDPLRRVDYGLIGVPVSVTYDTTDRALDPTRGVRVTASITPYHGFGDAPDVFAVGKAQASAYYAIDDEARYILAGRIGLGSIVGGTLLDIPAARRFYSGGGGSVRGYDYKSLGPRDIFGNVIGGKSLLEASVEARIKVSETIGLVPFFDVGQAYASSYPDGSAPLRYAAGLGLRYYTAIGPIRFDVAVPLGRRPGERPYAIYVGIGQAF, from the coding sequence ATGGCAGGTACTGCGCCGGAGGCGCTTGCCCAGAATTTCTTTGGTCTGTTCGGCTCCGACAAGCCCTCGGTGTCGGCCCAGACAGTCGCCTATCAGCTGGACATCACCGGGCTTGGCGGCGACGATCAGGCCTTGGGCGCGATCCGCGATGTCTCGACCCTCTATCGGCTGCGTCTCGAGCCCCCCCAATCCGGTGACGAACTGGTCCGGCGCGCCGAGGCCGACCTCCCTCGCATTGTCGATGCGCTCTGGGGCTCCGGCTATTATGCAGCGCGCGCTTCGATCACGATCGGCGGGCAATCGGTCATGCTTGAGCGGACCCTGTCGGCTTCCGCACGCGCAGCGCTGGATCAGTTGCGTGGACGGGCCCTGGTGCCCGTCGCAATTGTCGTAGAGCCGGGACCACTCTATCGCTTCGGATCTGTCCAGGTGCTGGAGGAGCACGGGCAGGCGCCGTTCAGTGGCGACATCCTCCCACAGCGCGTCGTCCCGGTGAAGGCCGGAGAACCCGCGCGGACGTCGAGCGTCCTCAATGCGGCGGCTGAGCTTTCAGACCATTTTCGCGACCGTGGCCACCCTTTCGTAAAGGTCTCTCGACGGGTTCCGATCATCGACCATCGCACACAAACGGTCGATCTCGTGCTGCTCGTCGATCCGCGAGCCAGAGCCGGCCTCGGCCGGACAGCGGTCAAAGGCGCGCAGACTGTCGACCCCGCCGTCGTGCGGTCCTTCATTTACGCGCAACCGGGCGATCCTTATTCCCGCCGCGCGGTGAACGACATCCGCAAGTCGATCCTGCGGATCGAGGCCATCGGCGGGGTGCGTGTACGGGAGGCCACGGCACTTGATGCCGAGGGCAATCTGCCGTTGGACGTCGAGATCACCGAACGGCTGCCGCGCGTGGTCGGCGGGTCGGTCCGATATTCCACTGTCGACGGCCCGGCGCTCAAAGCCTATTGGGCGCACAGGAACCTGTTCGGCGGGGCGGAGCGGCTCAGGTTCGACGCTGACCTGTTCTATTTCACCGGCAACCAGAACTGGCCGGGCGGCAGCAGCCGGCGCGGCTTAAACGTCGACGACATCGGCGGTCGCCTGTCGATGTCGTTCCTCAAACCGGCGCTCTGGGGCACCCGCAACGACTTCCTGTTCGACGCCTATATCCAGCGCGAGCTGACCAATTTCTACACGAGCCAGCTGATCAACGTCACCACGGCGATCCGCCATCGGTTCACAGATGCCTTCTCGATGCAGATCGGGCTTGAGGGTGAAATCGGCCGCTCGGTCGATCCCTTGCGGCGCGTCGATTACGGGCTGATCGGCGTTCCGGTGTCGGTAACCTACGACACGACCGACCGGGCACTGGATCCAACGCGTGGCGTTCGCGTTACCGCGTCGATCACGCCCTATCACGGCTTTGGCGACGCGCCTGATGTCTTCGCCGTCGGCAAGGCTCAGGCCTCGGCCTATTATGCGATCGACGACGAGGCGCGTTACATTCTCGCCGGCAGGATCGGCCTCGGGTCGATCGTCGGGGGTACGCTGCTGGATATACCGGCGGCCCGACGGTTCTATTCCGGCGGGGGCGGCTCGGTGCGCGGCTATGACTACAAGAGCCTCGGCCCGCGCGACATCTTCGGCAATGTGATCGGCGGCAAAAGCCTCCTTGAGGCCTCCGTGGAAGCGCGCATCAAGGTGAGCGAGACGATTGGCCTTGTGCCGTTCTTCGATGTCGGTCAGGCCTATGCGTCATCCTACCCGGACGGTTCCGCGCCTCTGCGCTACGCCGCCGGTCTGGGCTTGCGCTATTATACCGCCATCGGCCCGATCCGCTTCGACGTTGCCGTGCCGCTAGGCAGACGCCCCGGGGAACGGCCCTACGCCATCTATGTCGGCATCGGACAGGCGTTCTGA
- a CDS encoding translocation/assembly module TamB domain-containing protein, with protein sequence MRNIRLRHFLPLVLIIGFGLMIQASTPRAQEDQGVLASFISRVLSTPTSRVTVGSVEGPLSSDAMIRDVSVADADGVYLKIDTIRLVWRRVALLSRRLEIQNLEIGRIEFSRRPARDPAAVPANSTDPILPELPLKVEIGRLSVAELVLGEPVIGLAARFSATGNATLGPPAEGLNTSLDIRRLDAPGTTTLKLAFAPATEQLDLTLLHDEPAGGVAARLANLPGLPPVKLDLTGAGRLDDWRARIAFAAGAGTDAIGEARLFRTGALRRLGLRLTAHIENLLPPAVGTVFAGTTALTSDVVFEDSGAYGIENLRLASDLAELTIAGKLDANQILDVTASARALPNNGQQTRRGDGSLGQLVFDASAKGPVARPRIAGRLTLRDLANSQITLGSLTATLSAEPAPEDARQRYGLALEGRAEGLALADRGFSEALGDRVAVNFRAMIDGDSVADISELSATTPNLRLAYAGRAGAKVLEGRARVEITRLRAISRLAGRTLSGEAVVTAALSGNPATSLAANVDGRATNLTLGDPIADRLMGRQATIAGTIRRGPDSLRFESLTLRGQHVASTLNGGMANGTFDLRASLGLPELKQVDPRLAGAAEASAHLAGKVDDPDVSLLLDARDVRALDRPVRDLRLTLAARQTASTPTVTLNIGGLVDGKPLSAHVQAAKDAAGTWTLSRLEARLGTASAQGQGEISPNRLATGRITLSASDLNDLSPLVLTQLRGSLQATIDANAQDGRQRAALQAVGGRIIAGGLSLNAIRANLTGEDLFGRPVVNGDVSIDRLVAGGETIQRIALKAVGTPAGSDLTLSAEARGFQVASTGRLVPGETLRLDLASFAATRQGGRITLTAPASLLFSDGSVRTDKLSLAVLGGAVDVSGRIGSNLDISVAARAVPLAAIDIVAPGTGLRGTLDARATLSGPASAPRGPYEASLRGFSLPQTREAGIPALDITARGEAQGERASVNARIAGGRTIAFDVSGSVPIGPADALDLRGRGTLDAGLLNASLAGSGRRVAGRVAIDGALRGSRSNPEVQGSATLTGGSFSDPLQGVSLTGIEGRVIGRGTSLVIERLTARAKNGGTLTVTGQVDADAQRGFPANLRIAARNAELVSSDVVTMNASLDMTVTGPLATQPRISGRIDVQTLEVRVPDRLPSNTEPFRDARHVAPPPQTRARLAQIARQRATAQRRAAVFNATVDLAIDAPSRVFVRGRGIDAELGGQVRLSGTTNDLRANGAFELRRGRLSLLTQRLDFTRGRVTFGGGDLVPDLDFVAETRATDIVATIGIRGRANEPEFVLSSTPSLPQDEVLSRLLFQRAAGGLSPFQALQLAQAVVQLSGSGSGSDAFERARRALGVDNLDVTTGTSGPAVGVSRAINDRIRLGVRAGSKPENSAVGVDIDLTRRLRIQTEIGADGRASVGVGTELEY encoded by the coding sequence ATGCGCAACATCAGGCTCCGCCATTTCCTGCCCCTCGTCCTGATCATCGGCTTCGGCCTGATGATCCAGGCGTCGACGCCCCGCGCGCAGGAAGACCAGGGCGTGCTGGCAAGCTTCATCTCGCGCGTCCTGTCGACCCCGACATCGCGGGTGACCGTCGGATCCGTGGAAGGACCGCTGTCGTCGGATGCGATGATCCGGGATGTATCGGTGGCGGATGCCGATGGCGTCTATCTGAAGATCGATACGATCAGGCTCGTCTGGCGCCGGGTCGCACTGCTGTCGCGGCGGCTGGAAATCCAGAATCTCGAGATCGGCAGGATCGAATTCTCGCGTAGGCCGGCGCGCGATCCGGCTGCGGTCCCAGCCAATAGCACCGACCCGATCCTCCCGGAGCTGCCGCTCAAGGTCGAAATCGGCAGGCTCTCCGTCGCAGAGCTTGTTCTGGGCGAGCCGGTTATCGGGCTTGCTGCGCGCTTCTCAGCCACGGGCAATGCGACGCTTGGCCCGCCCGCAGAGGGGCTGAACACCAGCCTCGATATTCGCAGGCTGGATGCGCCGGGCACGACGACGCTGAAGCTTGCCTTTGCACCCGCGACCGAACAGCTGGACTTGACCCTGCTGCACGATGAACCGGCAGGCGGCGTTGCGGCCCGTCTCGCCAACCTGCCCGGGCTGCCACCGGTCAAGCTCGATCTGACAGGAGCCGGGCGGCTTGATGATTGGCGCGCCCGTATCGCCTTTGCAGCTGGCGCCGGTACCGATGCCATCGGCGAAGCACGGCTTTTCCGCACCGGTGCGCTGCGCCGTCTTGGTCTGCGACTGACCGCGCATATCGAGAACCTGCTTCCGCCGGCGGTAGGTACAGTGTTCGCCGGGACGACCGCCCTCACCAGCGATGTCGTGTTCGAGGATAGCGGCGCCTATGGCATCGAAAACCTGAGATTGGCCTCGGACCTTGCCGAACTGACAATCGCCGGCAAGCTCGACGCGAACCAGATCCTCGACGTGACGGCTTCCGCCCGGGCCTTGCCGAACAATGGCCAGCAAACGCGCCGGGGCGACGGTTCGCTCGGACAACTGGTTTTCGACGCGAGCGCCAAGGGACCGGTGGCGAGGCCGCGCATCGCTGGCCGCTTGACGCTTCGTGACCTAGCAAATAGCCAGATCACGCTCGGCTCGCTGACCGCAACATTGTCGGCGGAGCCCGCGCCCGAGGATGCCCGCCAGCGCTACGGCCTTGCGCTTGAAGGGCGCGCCGAGGGACTTGCGCTCGCCGATCGGGGGTTCTCCGAAGCGCTGGGCGACCGAGTCGCGGTCAATTTCCGCGCCATGATCGATGGCGATTCCGTTGCTGACATCTCTGAGCTGTCTGCAACAACGCCCAATCTCAGACTGGCCTATGCCGGCCGCGCCGGAGCAAAAGTCCTGGAGGGTCGCGCACGCGTCGAGATCACGCGGCTCCGCGCGATATCGCGGCTCGCTGGCCGGACCTTGTCCGGTGAGGCGGTGGTCACTGCGGCGCTGTCTGGAAACCCTGCGACGTCCCTCGCCGCGAATGTCGATGGCCGCGCGACCAATCTGACCCTTGGTGACCCCATCGCCGACCGTTTGATGGGCCGTCAGGCGACGATCGCCGGCACCATCCGACGAGGTCCGGACAGTCTGCGGTTCGAAAGCCTGACCCTGCGAGGCCAGCATGTCGCATCGACCCTCAATGGCGGCATGGCCAACGGAACTTTCGATCTGCGGGCAAGCCTCGGCCTGCCGGAGCTCAAGCAGGTTGACCCAAGGCTCGCCGGTGCGGCGGAGGCCAGCGCACATCTCGCCGGCAAGGTCGACGATCCCGACGTGTCACTGCTCCTGGATGCACGAGACGTCCGGGCGCTTGATCGGCCGGTGCGGGATCTGCGGCTGACACTCGCGGCCCGCCAGACTGCCTCGACACCCACGGTCACGCTGAATATCGGAGGCCTGGTCGATGGCAAGCCGCTCTCGGCGCATGTCCAGGCAGCGAAGGATGCGGCGGGCACGTGGACCCTCTCGCGACTGGAGGCCCGCCTCGGTACTGCCTCCGCACAGGGACAGGGCGAGATATCGCCGAACCGGCTGGCAACCGGACGCATCACCCTATCGGCCAGCGACCTCAACGATCTCTCGCCTCTCGTCCTGACACAGTTGCGCGGTAGCCTTCAGGCAACGATCGATGCCAATGCGCAGGACGGTCGGCAGCGCGCCGCGCTTCAGGCCGTGGGCGGGCGCATCATTGCCGGCGGCCTGTCGCTCAACGCGATCCGCGCCAACCTGACCGGCGAGGATCTGTTCGGCCGTCCGGTGGTCAATGGCGATGTGTCCATCGACCGGCTCGTCGCTGGCGGCGAGACGATCCAGCGCATCGCACTGAAAGCGGTCGGGACGCCAGCCGGAAGCGACCTGACATTGAGCGCCGAGGCGCGTGGGTTCCAGGTCGCCAGCACCGGCAGGCTGGTGCCAGGCGAAACGCTTCGGCTCGACCTCGCGTCGTTCGCTGCGACGAGACAGGGCGGACGCATCACGCTGACGGCCCCAGCGAGCCTGCTTTTCTCCGATGGGTCGGTCAGGACGGACAAGCTGTCGCTTGCGGTCCTTGGCGGCGCCGTCGACGTGAGCGGCCGGATCGGCAGCAATCTCGATATCTCCGTTGCAGCTCGAGCGGTCCCTCTCGCCGCAATCGATATCGTCGCGCCCGGAACCGGGCTCCGTGGCACGCTCGATGCCCGAGCGACTCTCAGCGGCCCCGCCTCAGCGCCTCGCGGCCCCTATGAGGCAAGCCTGCGTGGCTTCAGCCTGCCGCAGACACGAGAGGCTGGCATTCCGGCACTCGACATCACGGCGCGAGGCGAAGCCCAGGGCGAGCGGGCAAGCGTCAACGCCCGGATAGCTGGCGGCCGCACCATTGCGTTTGACGTCAGCGGATCGGTCCCGATAGGCCCAGCGGACGCGCTTGATCTGCGGGGCCGTGGGACCCTTGATGCTGGTCTCCTCAATGCGTCACTGGCAGGAAGCGGGCGTCGCGTCGCCGGGCGCGTGGCGATCGATGGAGCGCTGCGCGGGTCGCGGTCGAACCCTGAGGTGCAGGGCAGCGCCACATTGACCGGCGGCTCGTTCTCCGACCCGCTTCAGGGCGTGAGCCTGACCGGGATAGAGGGTCGCGTCATCGGGCGGGGTACGTCACTCGTGATCGAGCGGCTGACTGCACGGGCCAAGAACGGCGGCACGCTTACGGTGACCGGCCAGGTGGATGCCGATGCCCAACGTGGCTTTCCAGCCAATCTGCGGATCGCGGCGCGCAATGCGGAACTTGTCTCCAGCGATGTCGTGACGATGAACGCCAGTCTGGACATGACAGTCACCGGCCCCCTGGCAACCCAGCCACGCATCAGTGGCCGGATTGATGTGCAGACGCTGGAGGTGCGCGTCCCTGACCGGCTTCCGAGCAATACAGAGCCCTTCCGCGATGCACGGCACGTGGCGCCGCCGCCCCAGACGCGCGCGAGGCTTGCCCAGATTGCCCGCCAGCGCGCTACGGCACAACGGCGGGCGGCGGTCTTCAATGCCACGGTCGATCTTGCGATCGATGCTCCGTCCCGCGTCTTCGTTCGTGGGCGTGGCATTGATGCCGAGCTTGGTGGGCAGGTGCGCCTTTCGGGAACAACCAACGATCTCAGGGCCAATGGCGCTTTCGAGCTTCGGCGTGGACGCCTGTCGCTCTTGACCCAACGGCTCGATTTCACCCGCGGCCGCGTCACGTTCGGTGGTGGCGATCTCGTTCCCGATCTCGATTTCGTCGCGGAGACGCGGGCAACCGACATTGTCGCGACGATCGGTATCCGTGGGCGGGCGAACGAGCCGGAGTTCGTGTTGTCCTCGACGCCGAGCCTGCCACAGGACGAGGTCTTGTCGCGCCTGCTGTTTCAGCGCGCCGCAGGCGGCCTGTCGCCGTTTCAAGCTCTTCAGTTGGCCCAAGCCGTGGTGCAATTGTCGGGCAGCGGTAGCGGTTCAGATGCTTTCGAGCGCGCGCGACGGGCCTTGGGCGTCGACAACCTCGACGTGACAACGGGAACAAGTGGCCCGGCCGTCGGGGTGTCGCGCGCGATCAACGACCGGATACGCCTGGGTGTGAGGGCGGGCAGCAAACCGGAGAACAGCGCTGTCGGCGTCGATATCGACCTGACGCGGCGGCTGCGGATCCAGACGGAAATCGGTGCCGACGGGCGGGCGTCCGTGGGCGTTGGAACGGAACTCGAATACTAG
- a CDS encoding Bug family tripartite tricarboxylate transporter substrate binding protein: MITRRTTLAALGAGLAAPAFRSASAQDGFPNRPLTMIVPFPPGGSTDVLARVIAERLGAALGQSVIVENRPGAAGNVGVNAIARSQPDGYTFGVSTIGPLSAHVALYRTLPFNPQTDFTYLADIYEIPNVFVVNPQNPAKNIQEFIAWAKQRGAGKVSYGTPGIGTTGHLGTEYFARRTGLELLHVPYRTGAVAVQDLIAGRIDFMFDNLPTILGQIQGNQIRPIAVSTAKRWPGLSDVATMMESGIPDFDVTSWSGMLAPKGIPEAIAKRLTAELIKIGEDPAFRARFEQMGAVSTMKGPDVLRARVERELPRWAEVVKASGARVD; this comes from the coding sequence ATGATCACGCGCCGGACCACCCTTGCAGCCCTTGGGGCTGGCCTCGCCGCGCCCGCATTTCGCTCGGCTTCGGCCCAGGACGGCTTCCCCAATCGCCCCCTGACCATGATCGTGCCTTTTCCTCCAGGCGGCTCGACTGATGTTCTGGCAAGGGTGATCGCAGAGCGGTTGGGCGCGGCTCTCGGGCAGTCGGTCATCGTTGAGAACCGCCCGGGCGCAGCCGGCAATGTCGGTGTCAATGCGATCGCCCGGTCGCAGCCCGATGGCTATACATTCGGTGTTTCGACGATCGGGCCGCTTTCGGCCCATGTTGCGCTCTACCGCACGCTGCCATTCAATCCGCAGACTGACTTCACCTATCTCGCCGACATCTACGAGATTCCGAACGTCTTCGTTGTCAATCCGCAGAACCCGGCGAAGAACATCCAGGAGTTCATCGCGTGGGCCAAGCAGCGCGGCGCCGGCAAGGTGTCGTATGGCACCCCCGGCATCGGAACGACAGGCCATCTGGGTACGGAATATTTCGCCCGCCGCACCGGCCTTGAGCTGCTCCACGTGCCTTATCGGACTGGCGCCGTGGCGGTGCAGGATCTGATCGCCGGACGCATCGACTTCATGTTCGACAACTTGCCGACCATCCTCGGCCAGATCCAGGGCAATCAGATTCGTCCGATCGCCGTGTCGACCGCCAAGCGCTGGCCAGGCCTGTCTGATGTCGCGACAATGATGGAGAGCGGCATCCCCGATTTCGATGTCACCTCCTGGTCTGGGATGCTGGCGCCGAAGGGCATTCCGGAGGCAATTGCCAAGCGTCTGACGGCGGAGCTGATCAAGATTGGCGAGGATCCAGCATTCCGGGCCCGTTTCGAACAGATGGGGGCCGTCTCAACAATGAAGGGCCCCGATGTCCTGCGGGCCCGTGTCGAGCGTGAACTGCCAAGGTGGGCGGAGGTCGTGAAGGCTTCCGGCGCGCGCGTCGATTGA